GGGGCGTAAGTGAAAGTGACAAACCAAGAACCCTCTGGACAGAGGAGAATGCTGAACTCCAGATGGTCTATGAACGTTTTTTTCTTGAAATTCACAATACGAATGGGATGGCAGACTTTTTTGATGAGAAACGGATGGAGTTTCCTGTGTTTCCTCTCTATGTGTATGCAGGAGGACTTGGCGATACGACGAGTGATGAGTCGGCGGATGGGGTGCTTCGTCAGGTGGCGCTTCTTCGACATTTTCATGGTCGGTACGTCCCCCAGTTGAGTTTTGCTTATGTTCTGGATGCCCTCGCGGTAGACAAATCTGCCATTTATCATGAAAATGGTTTTCTCGTTTTGCCCACAGGAGGGAAAACCCATCGTATCCCGGTGAATCGTTATGGAGAGATGCTGGTGCACTGGCTTGGTGGGTGGAAAACCCAACCCTGGACAAACATGGTTTCACTGACAACGCTTCTCGAATACCGTGAGTGGCAGGACTATGTTCAGACACTCGAGAATGATCCAGATGTTTCTCTCTCTGACCGTCGTAAAGCCAGAGAAGAACTCAACAGATACGAAAATCTTCTTAAAAATCTCAAGGACAAAGTGGCGGTAATAGGGTATACGGCTTCTGCTACTACAGATGTTGGTGCTATTCCCGGGGATCCTTCTGCCCCTCGTGTGATGTTACAGGTTCATTTGATGAACACGATTATGATGGAGAATTTTTTGTATTTTGCCGACTGGTGGTGGGATGGCATCCTTGTTTTTGTTCTTCTTGTGCTTTTGGTATTTTTTAGTCAATTTGCCAGAAGCGCTCTTCAAGAGGTGGCCATCATAGGGACAAGCTGGGGAATTTTACTCGGCTGGATGGTCATCAGTATGATGCTATGGAACCGCCATGTTCATGCGTTGTTTTTTGTTGTTCTCTGGATTCTTGTTTCAGTTTTTTATGTGGTGTATAAGTTTGTTGTTTTTGATAAACAGAAGCAATTTATCAAACAGGCGTTTTCCTATTATCTTTCTCCGGTGGTGATTAAACAGCTTCTAGAAGATCCTTCTCAGCTTCAACTCGGGGGAGAACAGCGCGAGATTACAGCTTTTTTCTCGGATGTGGAGGGATTTACCTCTATCTCGGAAAAACTCTCACCGACAGAGGTGGTTTCGCTTCTCAATGAGTATCTCACGGCTGCCACGGATGTACTTCTTAAGTACGGGGGAACGGTAGACAAGTTTGAGGGGGATGCTATTGTGGCCTTTTTTGGGGCACCGGTGACTCAGCAAGATCATGCCTATCGTTGTGCCATGGCTGCTCTTGAAATTCAACTCAAACTCTCCCTTCTCGCTATTGAATGGGTGGAAAGAGGGTATCCTCTTATCAAAACCCGTATAGGGATGAATTCAGGACCAGCGGTGGTAGGGAATATGGGATCGAGCCAGCGGATGAACTATACGATGATGGGGGATACGGTGAATCTTGCTTCCCGTCTTGAGGGGGCAAACAAGTTTTATGGCACGTATACGATGATGTCTGAATCTAGCTACGAAATGGTAAAAGAACATTTCGTCTGTCGAAAGCTTGATCTCATTCGGGTAAAGGGAAAAACGCAGCCCATCGGTGTGTACGAACTCGTTGAACGAGTGGGGAAAGTGTCCGCTGAGAAGGAAGATGTCCTGGCTCGTTTCCAGGAGGGATTCCACCTTTACGAGAAAAAACAGTGGGGGGAAGCTCTCCGTGTATTCCGGTATCTGTGGGAGACCTATCAGGATCCTCCTTCAGCAACCTATCTCGAACGTTGCGAAGAGTTTATAAAAAATCCTCCCCCTGATGATTGGAATGGGGTTTATGTGTTAAAATCAAAATAAGCCCTGGCTCTTGACAAACAAAAAAGTTTGCCTACAATAAAAGAGAGAAAAAAAGGAGGATTTCCTATGGCAGAAGAACAGATTATCTCCATTGGCGAAGTAAAAAAAGGGAATATTAAGATCACCGTCTCTGAATTTAATGGACAGAAGTATCTGGACATTCGTAAGTATTTTGATGACGACGGTGAACTTAAACCCACAAAAAAAGGTATTGCCCTCAGTGCCGAGCAATTTGAAGCTGTTCTGGATATTCTCACCAGGGAAAAAGATCACATTCTCAAAGAACTTTCATGAAAAGCGAGAGAGGAGGCTTTATGAAAAGATTGTTGATTGGTGCAGGGATTTTGGTGTGTTCTCTTTTGTTTGCCGCTGTTAAAGATTACTGGGGTGAAAGAAATTCCCTGGAAGGGGCAAAAAAAGCTTACGAGAGTCTCAAGGTTCAGTTTCAGCAGAACCCCTCTTCGTACGAGGTGGCGTGGAAGTTTGCAAGAGCAGCGTACCACTACGCGGAGAACTTCGTGAAGGATAAGAATACCCGGAAGATCATCTTCACTGAGGGAAAAGAAGCTGCCGAAAAGGCCACCCAGCTGAATCCTCAATCTCCTGAGGGATGGTACTGGCTTGGGGTGTGTCTTGGTTCGTG
This sequence is a window from Thermospira aquatica. Protein-coding genes within it:
- a CDS encoding adenylate/guanylate cyclase domain-containing protein; this translates as MKKSWLMETGILAGCVLLALFVTLTPMGHVLEMKLQDGLGTFSFKRDATNLFVYVNIDDATIDRVGVYPVPRLTIARAIEVLKEYGVSAVIIDSEFIDPAPLWVDGERYNQGEKNVEKVVVNQDTRFGEALALEGAPVYLACRGVSESDKPRTLWTEENAELQMVYERFFLEIHNTNGMADFFDEKRMEFPVFPLYVYAGGLGDTTSDESADGVLRQVALLRHFHGRYVPQLSFAYVLDALAVDKSAIYHENGFLVLPTGGKTHRIPVNRYGEMLVHWLGGWKTQPWTNMVSLTTLLEYREWQDYVQTLENDPDVSLSDRRKAREELNRYENLLKNLKDKVAVIGYTASATTDVGAIPGDPSAPRVMLQVHLMNTIMMENFLYFADWWWDGILVFVLLVLLVFFSQFARSALQEVAIIGTSWGILLGWMVISMMLWNRHVHALFFVVLWILVSVFYVVYKFVVFDKQKQFIKQAFSYYLSPVVIKQLLEDPSQLQLGGEQREITAFFSDVEGFTSISEKLSPTEVVSLLNEYLTAATDVLLKYGGTVDKFEGDAIVAFFGAPVTQQDHAYRCAMAALEIQLKLSLLAIEWVERGYPLIKTRIGMNSGPAVVGNMGSSQRMNYTMMGDTVNLASRLEGANKFYGTYTMMSESSYEMVKEHFVCRKLDLIRVKGKTQPIGVYELVERVGKVSAEKEDVLARFQEGFHLYEKKQWGEALRVFRYLWETYQDPPSATYLERCEEFIKNPPPDDWNGVYVLKSK
- a CDS encoding transcriptional coactivator p15/PC4 family protein, translating into MAEEQIISIGEVKKGNIKITVSEFNGQKYLDIRKYFDDDGELKPTKKGIALSAEQFEAVLDILTREKDHILKELS